In Phenylobacterium hankyongense, the sequence CCAACGGGCGATGTTGTAGGCGCGCTCCGCCCAGGATCGCGGCGGGGCCATGTAGAGTGGCTCGCCGGGGAAGTTGGCGAAGGCGGTCGGCGTCTCGCAGCGCTCGCCCTCCTTGAAGGCCACGCCGCCCTCTTCGAGCAGGCCGCGATAGTACCAGGCCCCGGTGGTGAAGGCGCCGGTCATCACGTAGATCATGATGTTGGTGAGCAGCCGGTCCTTCGGATAGGCCTCGTCCATCGACTTGGCGCGCAGGTCCGACCAGTCGTGGAACCGCTCGGCGATCCAGGCCGCCTGGCCGACCGGATTGCCGGCCCCCAGCCAGGCCAGCGACTGCGGCTTCGACGCCTGCAGGCGGAAGTAGGCCCCCAGAACGTCCATCATGCCCTGCTGGCGCCGGATCCAGGCGACCTCCGCCTCGTCCTGCGGGCTGCCGAAGGGCCGAAAGCCGATCATGTTCAGATGGATGGCGCGGGCGTGCGCGCCGTGGTCATGCCCGAGCCACGAGGTCACCAGGCCGCCCCAGTCGCCGCCCTGCGCCAGGTAGCGGTCGTAGCCGAGCACCTGCGTCATCAGGGTGTTGAACAGCCGCGCGGTGGTCCGCTGGCCGATTGGACGCGTCGGCTTCGACGAGAAGCCGAAGCCGGGCAGGGACGGGATCACCAGGTCGAAGGCGTCGGCGGCCTGGCCGCCGAACCGGCTGGGGAAGGCCAGCTTCTCGATCGCCTGCCAGAATTCGTAGTGCGAGCCTGGCCAGCCGTGGGTGACGATCAGCGGCCGCCGGCCGCCGGCCTCGCCGATCACGTGCACGAAGTGCAGGTCGAAGTCCTCGACGCGGGCCGTGAACTGCGGGAACCGGTTGAGGTCGGCCACCGCGGCGCCCCAGTCGTAGCCGTCTGTCCAGTGGGCGCAGAGCGCCTTCAGATAGCTCGCGTCGCAACCATAGGCCCAACCGTCGGCGACGTCCGGCGCCGGCGGCCACGGGTAGGAGCGGACGCGATCCAGCACCGCCTCGACCTCGGCGGCGTCCCAGCTCACCTCGAACGGAATGATCTCGCTCATCTTGGCTCCCCGATACTGGCAGAGCCTGCGGCGCTTGCCGCCGCGGCCGTCAACCCCCCGACGCGAGGCCCCGCGCAAGGGTGGTGTTGATCATGTGGTGCAGCGACCGCGCCGCGCCGTGCGGCAGCTTTCCCGCCAGCTCCAGC encodes:
- a CDS encoding epoxide hydrolase family protein, encoding MSEIIPFEVSWDAAEVEAVLDRVRSYPWPPAPDVADGWAYGCDASYLKALCAHWTDGYDWGAAVADLNRFPQFTARVEDFDLHFVHVIGEAGGRRPLIVTHGWPGSHYEFWQAIEKLAFPSRFGGQAADAFDLVIPSLPGFGFSSKPTRPIGQRTTARLFNTLMTQVLGYDRYLAQGGDWGGLVTSWLGHDHGAHARAIHLNMIGFRPFGSPQDEAEVAWIRRQQGMMDVLGAYFRLQASKPQSLAWLGAGNPVGQAAWIAERFHDWSDLRAKSMDEAYPKDRLLTNIMIYVMTGAFTTGAWYYRGLLEEGGVAFKEGERCETPTAFANFPGEPLYMAPPRSWAERAYNIARWTEMPRGGHFAAMEEPDLFVDEVRAWAKDAG